The Enterobacter huaxiensis sequence CAGCAGGTCTATCACCAGCTGGGGTTCGATAAATCTCTGCTGACGCAGTTCGGCATTTACCTCAGCAACCTTCTGCACGGCGATCTGGGCAACGCGCTGCTGACGGGCAAACCGGTGACCGCCGATATCCTGCGCGTCTTCCCGGCGACGCTGGAGCTGGCGACGATGGCGATTATCGTCGGCGCGGGCCTGGGCATTCCGCTGGGGGTACTGGCGGCGGCGCGGCGTAACAGCGTTTCCGACTACGTGGTGCGCATTATCAGCCTGGCGGGCTACTCGACGCCTATTTTCTGGGTCGGGATGATGGGGCTGCTGCTGTTCTACGCCTGGCTTGGCTGGGTGGGAGGCGCAGGGCGTCTGGATCTTGGGCTGGAGGGATTAGTCCCGCGCCGCACCGGGCTCATGACGGTGGATGCGCTGCTGGCCGGAAACGGTGCGGTATTCTGGAACGCCATTAATCACCTGGTACTGCCCGCTTCCCTGCTCGGCTTCCACTCGCTGGCCTACATCAGCCGCATGACCCGCAGCTTTATGCTGGCGCAGCTGTCGCAGGAGTTCATCATCACCGCGCGGGTGAAAGGCCTGACCGAACGTCAGGTGATCTGGAACCACGCGTTTCGCAACATCCTCGTTCAGCTGCTGACGGTGGTGGCGCTGGCCTACGGCTCGCTGCTGGAAGGGGCTGTGCTGATTGAGACCGTCTTCTCCTGGCCTGGCTTCGGTTCGTATCTCACCGGCAGCCTGCTGCTCGGGGATATGAACGCGGTCATGGGCTGCGTGCTGCTGGTGGGGGTTATCTTCGTGATGCTCAACCTGCTCTCCGACATGCTGTATCAACTCTTTGACCCGAGGACGAAATCATGACCGTTTCTCTGGATACGCCGCTGGGGGCAGGGCCGTCCGAAAGCCGCCAGCGTTTCAGGCGCACGCTGGGCCGCGCCGCCGGTTTTGTCGGCAAGATGGCGCGCAACCCGCTCACCGCGATTGGCGGCGGGATTATCCTGCTGCTGCTGATCGTGGCGGCCTTTGCGCCGCTGATTGCCCCGTACAATCCGCTGGTTCAGGACCTTAATAACGCGCTCGCCGCCCCGAACGCGCAGAACTGGTTCGGCACCGACGAGTTTGGCCGCGACATCTTCAGCCGCCTGGTGTACGGCTCGCGCATTACGCTCTATATCGTGCTGCTGGTCTCCGTGACCGTCGGCCCCCTGGGGCTGCTGCTGGGCGTCACCGCAGGCTATTTTGGCGGCAGGGTGGACGCGGTGCTGATGCGCGTCACCGATATCTTTATCTCCTTCCCGAGCCTGGTGCTGGCGCTGGCGTTTGTGGCGGCGCTCGGTCCCGGGCTGGAGCACGTAGTTATCGCGATTACGCTTACCGCCTGGCCGCCGATTGCCCGTCTGGCGCGCGCCGAAACGCTCTCTCTGCGTCAGGCCGATTTTATCTCCGCCGTGCGTCTGCAGGGCGCGTCATCGGCCCGCGTGCTGTGGCGCCACATCGTGCCGCTGTGCCTGCCGTCGGTGATTATCCGCATCACCATGAACATGGCGGGGATTATTTTGACCGCCGCCGGGCTGGGCTTTCTCGGCCTCGGCGCCCAGCCGCCGGAGCCGGAGTGGGGCGCGATGATCTCAAGCGGTCGCACCTACATGATGGAGTGCTGGTGGGTGGTAACTATTCCGGGGCTGGCGATCCTGATCAACAGCCTGGCGTTCAACTTCTTAGGAGATGGCCTACGTGACATCCTCGATCCTCGCAGCGAATAACCCTTTGCTCGACGTGCGCGATCTCCACGTCGACTTCATCAACGGCGGCGCGGTCACCCACGCGGTGCGCGGCGTCTCTTTCCAGCTCGGACGTGAAAAGCTGGCGATTGTCGGCGAGTCCGGCTCCGGCAAATCTACCGTCGGGCGGGCGCTGCTGCGCCTGCATCCGGCCAAAGCGCAAATCAGCGCCGCGCGAATGCAGTTTGGCGACGTCGATTTACAGGCCGTCAGCGAGGCGCAGATGCGCGGCATTCGCGGCAAGCGTATCTCGATGATCATGCAGGACCCGAAATACTCGCTGAACCCGGTGGTCTGCGTGGGCGATCAGATTGCTGAAGCCTGGCTGACCCATCACCCGGGGCGCAGGGCCGAAGCCAAAGCCAAAGTGCTGGAGATGCTGGACGTCGTGCGCATTCGCCAGCCCGAGCGGGTGTATCGCCTCTATCCGCACGAGATTTCCGGCGGGCAGGGGCAGCGCATCATGATTGCGATGATGCTGATCGCCGACCCGGAGCTGGTGATTGCCGACGAACCGACCTCGGCGCTGGACGTGTCGGTGCGTTTACAGGTGCTCGGCCTGCTCGACGACCTCGTGCAGTCCCGCGGGCTCGGGCTGATCTTTATCAGCCACGACATCAACCTGGTGCGCAGCTTCTGCGACCGGGTGCTGGTGATGTACGCCGGGCGCGTGGTGGAGTCCATTGCCGCGAAAGACCTGCACAACGCGAAGCATCCCTACACGCAGGGGTTAATCAGCGCGCTGCCGGAAATCAACCATCGCCGCCCGACGCTGCCGGTATTACAGCGTCAGGCCAGCTGGCTCACCGACTAAGGAGCAGAGATGATCGAGATTACACACCTCAACCTGGCGTTCGGCGAGGGCGAGAAGCGCAACCAGGTGCTGGATGACGTAAACATCAGCGTGAAGGAGGGCGAGATTTATGGCCTGGTAGGGGAGTCCGGTTCGGGAAAAACCACGGTGCTCAAATGCCTGGCCGGGCTGTTTACCCACTGGGACGGCGAGCTGGCGATTGACGGCAGGCCGCTGGAAAAGCGCATTAGCCGGGAACGGTGCCGTCGGGTGCAGATGGTGTTTCAGGACCCGTACGGCTCGCTGCATCCGCGCCACACTATCGGCGATATTCTGGAAGAGCCGCTGCAGATCCACGGCATCAGCGATCGGGAGCGGCGCATTTATACCTTGCTGGACAAGGTGGGGCTGAACCGGGCGTTTCGCGACCGCTATCCGCACCAGCTTTCCGGCGGCCAGCGCCAGCGCGTGGCGATTGCCAGAGCGTTAATTCTGGAGCCGCAGGTGCTGCTGCTGGATGAGCCAACGTCGGCGCTGGACGTCTCGGTACAGGCGGAAATCCTCAACCTGCTGGCGGAGCTTCAGCGCGAATCAAATCTGACCTACCTGATGGTGACGCACGATCTGGGCGTGATTGCCCACCTGTGCCAGAAGGTGGCGGTGATGCAGTACGGCAAAATTCTTGAAAGCCTGACCGTGGACGAGCTGGTCGCCGGGCAGGCCAAAACCGACTATACGCGGATGCTGGTCAATGCCAGCCAGCAGTATTCCCGCGAGATGGCGCGAGAGGTGGCGGTGTATTAGGTGTGTGCGGTTTGGTGCCCTCACCCCGGCCCTCTCCCACAGGGAGAGGGAGAAAAACGTAGCCACCACCCGACAAAACCTCAGCGCAAGAGCTGACAGTCCGGCGGCAGCCT is a genomic window containing:
- a CDS encoding ABC transporter permease, whose translation is MSVAILSPGSRTRRFSKRLTQVLVTLFGLLLLTFFIGRVMPVDPVLAIVGPDADHSTYQQVYHQLGFDKSLLTQFGIYLSNLLHGDLGNALLTGKPVTADILRVFPATLELATMAIIVGAGLGIPLGVLAAARRNSVSDYVVRIISLAGYSTPIFWVGMMGLLLFYAWLGWVGGAGRLDLGLEGLVPRRTGLMTVDALLAGNGAVFWNAINHLVLPASLLGFHSLAYISRMTRSFMLAQLSQEFIITARVKGLTERQVIWNHAFRNILVQLLTVVALAYGSLLEGAVLIETVFSWPGFGSYLTGSLLLGDMNAVMGCVLLVGVIFVMLNLLSDMLYQLFDPRTKS
- a CDS encoding ABC transporter permease → MTVSLDTPLGAGPSESRQRFRRTLGRAAGFVGKMARNPLTAIGGGIILLLLIVAAFAPLIAPYNPLVQDLNNALAAPNAQNWFGTDEFGRDIFSRLVYGSRITLYIVLLVSVTVGPLGLLLGVTAGYFGGRVDAVLMRVTDIFISFPSLVLALAFVAALGPGLEHVVIAITLTAWPPIARLARAETLSLRQADFISAVRLQGASSARVLWRHIVPLCLPSVIIRITMNMAGIILTAAGLGFLGLGAQPPEPEWGAMISSGRTYMMECWWVVTIPGLAILINSLAFNFLGDGLRDILDPRSE
- a CDS encoding ABC transporter ATP-binding protein, translating into MTSSILAANNPLLDVRDLHVDFINGGAVTHAVRGVSFQLGREKLAIVGESGSGKSTVGRALLRLHPAKAQISAARMQFGDVDLQAVSEAQMRGIRGKRISMIMQDPKYSLNPVVCVGDQIAEAWLTHHPGRRAEAKAKVLEMLDVVRIRQPERVYRLYPHEISGGQGQRIMIAMMLIADPELVIADEPTSALDVSVRLQVLGLLDDLVQSRGLGLIFISHDINLVRSFCDRVLVMYAGRVVESIAAKDLHNAKHPYTQGLISALPEINHRRPTLPVLQRQASWLTD
- a CDS encoding ABC transporter ATP-binding protein gives rise to the protein MIEITHLNLAFGEGEKRNQVLDDVNISVKEGEIYGLVGESGSGKTTVLKCLAGLFTHWDGELAIDGRPLEKRISRERCRRVQMVFQDPYGSLHPRHTIGDILEEPLQIHGISDRERRIYTLLDKVGLNRAFRDRYPHQLSGGQRQRVAIARALILEPQVLLLDEPTSALDVSVQAEILNLLAELQRESNLTYLMVTHDLGVIAHLCQKVAVMQYGKILESLTVDELVAGQAKTDYTRMLVNASQQYSREMAREVAVY